In the Purpureocillium takamizusanense chromosome 5, complete sequence genome, one interval contains:
- a CDS encoding uncharacterized protein (COG:S~EggNog:ENOG503P694) produces the protein MASAVDDSPAHSPPQGHDAKRPKGILKNPSHTHTSPPPAAAPPQTRERSMSGREITLANTQINAGRRSSSSAGRPPGSRRQSAASNSADGLAESSQRLKWDEANLYLTEQERTSTMKITEPKTPYAKHYDPAEDPSDDEDGGEAAATASHAAGPSGTGHSDLAAGGAGRKAPRARAEDDIPGLSLGEPEEEVPESRAPASPPTGEEGGQGSHPHPHPHPHPHRRNSSEKSVHVEPRSVAPSAEEEVVGLSPEEREKHRRFEAARKKHYEMKNVAELLAHPEAIDEDEDNDDVPPLPNGSA, from the exons ATGGCGTCTGCAGTCGACGATTCCCCTGCCCACTCGCCTCCCCAGGGCCACGATGCGAAACGCCCCAAGG GCATCCTCAAGAACCCCTCGCATACCCACACGTCACCCcctccggccgccgccccgccccaGACGCGGGAGCGCTCCATGTCGGGCCGGGAAATCACCCTCGCCAACACGCAAATCAACGCCGGCCGCcggtcctcctcctccgccggTCGCCCGCCTGGCTCGCGCCGCCAGTCTGCCGCGAGCAACAGcgccgacgggctggccgAGTCGTCTCAGCGCCTCAAGTGGGACGAGGCGAACCTCTACCTGACGGAGCAGGAGCGCACCTCGACCATGAAGATCACCGAGCCCAAGACGCCCTATGCGAAACATTACGATCCTGCAGAGGACccgtccgacgacgaggacgggggagaagccgcggcgacggcgtcgcatGCCGCGGGGCCGTCGGGGACTGGCCATTCTGACCtggcggctggtggtgctggccgcAAGGCTCCACGCGCGCGTGCTGAGGACGACATTCCGGGCCTTTCTCTGGGCGAACCGGAAGAGGAGGTCCCAGAAAGCCGAgctccggcgtcgccgccgactggcgaggaaggcggccaaggctcgcacccgcacccgcacccgcacccacACCCGCATCGGCGCAACTCGAGCGAGAAGAGCGTGCACGTCGAGCCGCGAAGCGTCGCCCCCAGCGCCGaagaggaggtggtgggcctttcgcccgaggagcgcgagaagCACAGACGcttcgaggccgcccgcaaGAAGCACTACGAAATGAAGAATGTggcggagctgctggcccacccggaggccatcgacgaggacgaggacaatGACGACGTGCCGCCCCTGCCCAATGGGTCCGCGTAG
- a CDS encoding uncharacterized protein (EggNog:ENOG503P3MF~COG:B) yields the protein MPHMREVKTCDRCRHFKRRCDLLKPSCTRCVQAGVRCSFDVAGTAAPNGGTQPAATVAPQRAGTFGLTGAQHVPPQQQHASNLQASPHFASSSMGFGGSHAAAAAAAMPAPRNAPQPASGPVERAAVASSSSASPGQDDLAGTPTNGLISPTTSTESPEPGSSNIQDQDEPPTPHDIPGSSSATVNGQRIVRKRKRNCLSCLRCHRLKVKCDKELPCGRCKASGNGRECYYSYNKGPNGGKFPCPTAPVSSSKDEKKPQMATWQVQHRVRGSSHWRELMTKIGSLASSATGETSPLAAALEGVGTNACLANFCLPGNFPFGTPGATKYYARDAVTRLLAGEKARCDEYLTRYLELLDVVNPILDMRTFREEVDRYWQEPNAVSLCWLSEFLMVMGLGCFTSADEPPVATELMMAAEACLMQTPFMFRPTLMTLRALSLMTVAKLVCNATCWSVDSCWTLLGLLVRVAFIFGLPQEKNDNDEDLRDPVEKDSRRKLWLTILYLDIKVSMCTGMPPLTRPDELGGFRSMPDAPDNLQMVLFQSLPTVLSVLAQINSKKDQISYPDVLRYNAQLRELMGHAQRVCTAQLQRITVDIFLRRCLMVLHRPFALHPEGPTLFPESYWSSLECSLALLVHYRELWCSDTNMRLDLVGRAFVLDFFSATLTTCVHMLREDAPLSGAAATGCRLPPRQLILDTLRSCVDIWSGEQEKSVCWRTGYHLLKAVIALLPAVEERPPSSSAGPNQPLGAMQHSMAMGPP from the exons ATGCCACATATGCGCGAGGTCAAGACGTGCGACCGTTGTCGTCACTTCAAGCGGCGGTGCGACCTCCTCAAGCCCTCGTGCACCCGCTGCGTCCAGGCCGGCGTTCGCTGCAGTTTCGATGTTGCAGGAACCGCGGCACCCAACGGGGGCACGCAGCCCGCCGCGACAGTCGCACCGCAGCGAGCGGGCACGTTTGGCCTGACGGGAGCGCAGCatgtgccgccgcagcagcaacatgcTTCGAACCTGCAAGCTTCGCCGCACtttgcgtcgtcgtcgatgggaTTTGGCGgctcccacgccgccgccgccgccgccgccatgcctgCTCCGCGCAACGCACCTCAGCCTGCCTCAGGACCCGTCGAgcgcgctgccgtcgcttcgtcgtcttcggcgtcgCCAGGCCAGGACGACCTCGCTGGGACGCCGACAAATGGCCTCATCTCCCCCACGACTTCGACCGAGAGCCCTGAGCCGGGCTCCTCCAATATCCAAGACCAAGATGAGCCGCCGACCCCGCATGACATTCCGGGCTCCAGTAGCGCAACCGTCAACGGCCAACGCATCGTgcgcaagcgcaagcgcaaCTGCCTGAGTTGCCTGCGCTGCCATCGCCTCAAGGTCAAGTGCGACAAGGAGCTTCCGTGTGGGAGGTGCAAAGCCAGCGGCAACGGGAGAGAATGCTACTACAGCTACAACAAGGGCCCCAATGGGGGCAAGTTCCCCTGCCCCACGGCAcccgtctcctcgagcaaggacgagaagaagccTCAGATGGCAACCTGGCAGGTGCAACACCGAGTCCGCGGATCCAGCCACTGGAGGGAACTCATGACCAAG ATCGGgtccttggcgtcgtcggccacgggcgagaCGTCGCCGCTTGCAGCagcgctcgagggcgtcgggaCGAATGCCTGCCTGGCCAACTTTTGCCTCCCGGGCAACTTCCCCTTTGGCACCCCGGGTGCGACGAAATACTACGCCCGCGACGCGGTGACGCGGCTGTTGGCCGGGGAGAAGGCACGGTGCGACGAGTATTTGACGCGATACCTGGAATTGCTCGACGTGGTGAACCCCATCCTGGACATGCGCACGTTTCGCGAGGAGGTAGACCGGTACTGGCAGGAGCCCAACGCGGTCAGCCTGTGCTGGCTGTCCGAATTTCTCATGGTTATGGGGCTTGGGTGCTTCACGTCAGCCGACGAACCGCCCGTGGCGACGGagctgatgatggcggccgaggcgtgcCTGATGCAGACGCCGTTCATGTTCCGGCCGACGCTCATGACGCTGCGGGCGCTGTCCCTCATGACGGTGGCCAAGCTCGTGTGCAACGCCACGTGCTGGTCCGTCGATTCCTGCTGGACGCTGCTTGGCCTCCTGGTGAGGGTGGCTTTCATCTTTGGCCTGCCCCAAGAGAagaacgacaacgacgaggacctgcggGACCCGGTCGAGAAGGACTCGCGGCGCAAACTGTGGCTGACGATCCTCTACCTCGACATCAAAGTGTCCATGTGCACGGGAATGCCGCCCCTGACGCGGCCGGACGAGCTCGGTGGATTTCGGTCGATGCCCGACGCGCCCGACAATCTGCAGATGGTGCTGTTCCAATCGCTGCCGACGGTGCTGTCGGTGCTCGCGCAGATCAACTCGAAAAAGGACCAGATCTCGTACCCCGACGTGCTGCGGTACAatgcgcagctgcgcgagctcaTGGGCCACGCCCAGCGTGTGTGCACGGCGCAGCTACAGCGCATCACGGTCGACATCTTCTTGCGACGGTGCCTGATGGTGTTGCACCGGCCGTTCGCGCTGCACCCGGAGGGGCCGACGCTGTTCCCCGAGTCATACTGGTCGTCGCTCGAGTgctcgctggcgctgctggtgcacTACCGCGAGCTGTGGTGCAGCGACACCAACATGCGGCTCGACCTGGTGGGCCGGGCCTTTGTGCTCGACTTCTTCTCTgcgacgctgacgacgtGCGTGCACatgctgcgcgaggacgcGCCCCTGAGCggagcggccgcgacgggatgccgcctgccgccgcggcagctcATTCTCGACACCCTGCGCAGCTGCGTCGACATCTGGAGCGGGGAGCAGGAAAAGAGCGTCTGCTGGCGCACGGGCTACCACTTGCTCAAGGCCGTCATCGCCTTGCTgccggcggtggaggagcggcccccgtcgtcgtcggcggggccAAACCAGCCGTTGGGCGCGATGCAGCACTCCATGGCCATGGGGCCACCCTAG
- the LCL2 gene encoding Long chronological lifespan protein 2 (SECRETED:SignalP(1-19~SECRETED:cutsite=AAA-QF~SECRETED:prob=0.7709)~COG:O~EggNog:ENOG503P575), producing MRLLLYIPIFLSLLSSAAAQFGFFDQMFGGGGGGSQHDDDDDHPHHQHQKRQANNPSDASIYRAHYDQSSCDKYLCPDTLACVHFPHHCPCAWDSHQDKVELADGLRVCVSKGGFRPGEAARKIELARKGLL from the exons atgcgcctcctcctctacaTCCCCAtcttcctctccctcctatcctccgccgccgcgcaatTCGGCTTCTTCGACCAAatgttcggcggcggcggcggcggctctcagcacgatgacgacgacgaccacccgcaccaccagcaccagaAGCGCCAGGCCAACAACCCGAGCGACGCCTCGATCTACCGCGCGCACTACGATCAGT CCTCCTGCGACAAGTACCTCTGCCCCGACACCCTCGCCTGCGTCCACTTCCCGCACCACTGCCCCTGCGCCTGGGACTCCCACCAGGACaaggtcgagctcgccgacggcctccGCGTCTGCGTCTCCAAAGGCGGCTTCCGCCccggcgaggccgcgcgcAAGATTGAGCTCGCCCGCAAGGGTCTCTTATAA